The genomic stretch AGAGGTAAGTTGGCTCATCACACTTCCACCGCCGGCAGATTGTCCTCCTATCGTGATGTTGTCAGGGTCTCCGCCGAAAGCCGCTATATTGCGTTTGACCCATCTTGTGGCTGCTTGCTGATCGAGATTTCCAAAATTAGCAGGGGCTTCTGGCGCTTCCAAAGTGATTTCCGGATGTGCTAGAAAACCAAATACATTTAGCCGATAGTTAATGGTGACTACCACGATCCCGCGTCTTGCGATCCGTTCACCGTCAAATTCCATCTCCGCTGTATGACCTACCTGCAGCCCGCCGCCAAAATACCAAACATATACGGGAAGCTTTTCATCGGTCTGATTGGCAGGCGTCCATACATTGAGATAGAGGCAGTCTTCATTCATGGCAATGTCGGGTTCCACAGCCCACTCCCGCGTGTAAATATTGTTCTCGTCAATCTCTTGTCTCACCTGCATTGAAATTGGCGCAAATTCATAAGCTTTAAGAACACCTTCCCAGTCTTTTAGGGGCTGAGGGGCACGCCATCTATTTTCACCCACAGGCGGAGCTGCAAAGGGAACTCCTTTGAAACTAGTAATCCGCGGATCGGCCGCCGGCAATCCTTGAACCCATCCTTGCTCAACCTTCACTTTTCTAAGCATATCCATCGTTCTCCTTTATGCAGCCGATTTTTTAAAAATATGAATTCATTAATAATGAACAACCAAGGTCTATGATAGAAAGCGGTTTCAAAAGTATTCATTTCATTTGTTGCAATTGTTTCCTTTCATCCGGCTTACTCCTGCTTCTTCCCACCTCTCTATAAGTTACTAATTTCCACTTCGGGTACTTTTGTTATGTAGTAAAATTGTAGAATATTAACCTAATTAATACAATGATATATGTAATATTATTAATTGATAAATACGACTCCAAAGTCAAAAAATAGCGATGCAAAAACCCCCACTATCATCATTACAGAAGTGGAGGCTATTTTGATTTTCACTATTTAATGATTGCATCTTTATAAACTCCGAACAGTCTATATGTTATGACTTCGTCACACCAAGTTCAGATAATCGTGTTGATTTCACCAAATAGGAAGGAAGGCTCGGAAACAATTGACCGATGATGGGGAAAATTTGATTTGCTTTTGAAAAAGCCATCTTTTGAATCCTTCTGGCCCTGCGCAGTAAATCGGAAAACTCCCGATTCGCTTCCAATGTGTAATTGCTCTCCCACTCCAAATAAGTCAGCTTACCTTTGAGATACTGGTCTGTAGCAATCGAACAGATCATCGAAGAACGAAGCGCAATCGACATTCCATCTCCGCAGAGCGGCGGAATCATGAGCATCGCATCGCCTATATGCGGAAAGAAAGACCAGGGTTCCGGTTCTTCGGATAATCTTACAGGGGATATAGATACCTGGGTACCTTGTACCGGCATTCCCTTCGATAACCGGTCTGATAACCGGGGATTGGTAGAGGCTGCTTCGCTTAGAATCTCCTCAATCGATTTACCACTGCGCTGCACCATATCAAAGGACAATAATGCGGCTATGTTAACTACACCCTCTTTTACAGGAGAAATCCCGACATATCCTCCATCGCAAAAATATAGTTCAACCTCGTCTGCTGCTTGTATTCCGGAATAGTGTGATTTTACACCAACAAATACTTCGAGATCCTTTCGCTCTGCCTCCTGATCCGCTGGTACTCCTCGAGGCTTTCTAATTCCGTAAGCTCCAATGACTGCTTTGGCATGATAAGTTTCCCTTATTTGCCCTTGCCTTGTCTCTATGAGATAAGTGTGATCTTCTTGTTGCTGAACATGGGTAACCATCGCTTTTGTCTTGATCTTGACGCCGAGTTCGAGCGCCTTTTTATGAAGCATAAGGTCAAGTTCATACCTGCTGATGCCCCATGCCTCACCCGGTAGACGGGCTTCCATCTCTTTACCGCTCGGCAAAATAATTCTGGCTTGTTTCATTATTGTTGGATTAACTCCATGCTCAAGTGGATTCACTCCAAGATAAGCCAGCATTTCCTTCGTCTCGGGGGACATAAATTCGCCGCATGTTTTATGTCTTGGGAATACTTGCTGGTCTATGAGCAGAACCTGATGCCCTTTTTCAGCTAGCTGAATGGCAGCCGCGCTGCCCCCAATACCGGCTCCCATAATAACCACATCGATCATGTTGTTCATATTGTTCATGTTGTCCATCTTCTTCGCCCCTCCCTTCTTCTTCTATTTTCACTCTCTAGGTATGACGACCGCATAA from Paenibacillus polygoni encodes the following:
- a CDS encoding NAD(P)/FAD-dependent oxidoreductase; translation: MDNMNNMNNMIDVVIMGAGIGGSAAAIQLAEKGHQVLLIDQQVFPRHKTCGEFMSPETKEMLAYLGVNPLEHGVNPTIMKQARIILPSGKEMEARLPGEAWGISRYELDLMLHKKALELGVKIKTKAMVTHVQQQEDHTYLIETRQGQIRETYHAKAVIGAYGIRKPRGVPADQEAERKDLEVFVGVKSHYSGIQAADEVELYFCDGGYVGISPVKEGVVNIAALLSFDMVQRSGKSIEEILSEAASTNPRLSDRLSKGMPVQGTQVSISPVRLSEEPEPWSFFPHIGDAMLMIPPLCGDGMSIALRSSMICSIATDQYLKGKLTYLEWESNYTLEANREFSDLLRRARRIQKMAFSKANQIFPIIGQLFPSLPSYLVKSTRLSELGVTKS